In Paenibacillus durus, the DNA window AAGTTCCCGGGTCATGACGGCAATCATTGGTTCGGAATCGGTATAGCGGCATTCGAGATTGGCCGGATTGAACGGTGTGCGCACGATACCGAGCTCTACGATTCCTTTGCTTAAAAGGTCGATGATCTTGAATGTGTTGCCTTCATGAATCTCGAACTTGACTCCCTCATAGGTCCGGTGGAACTCGCACAGCCGATTCTGCAGCAGGGCGGAGCCCGAGGAGGAGACTGTTCCGATGGACAGCGTTCCAGTTAATCCTTTGACATAATCGCCGATTTCCCTTGTTGTCGCATCGGCCAAATCGAGAATTTGCTGCGCCCGGTTCCGCAAAATCACTCCCGCGTCGGTCAGATGAATGCTGCGCGGCCCCCGTTCGACCAGCTTGACGCCAAGCTCCTCTTCGAGCTGCTTTAACTGCTGGCTAAGCGGCGGCTGCGCCATTTGCAGCTTCTTCGCCGCCGAAGTAATCTGGCCTTCCTCGGCAATCGTCAAAAAATATTTGAGCTGTCTAATGTCCATTTTGAATCCCCGTCCCATGGAATATGACTATCGTATCGGAGGGATACGAAACCAATATTATTAATATGGATGCAGTTATGACATAATCATAACTGTTCATTTTATATTTGTGAAATATTTTACGTATTTCTTTGAATGGGTGTGACTGCTGCAATGAATAAGATTAGTGTATTTCTGAAGCCTTACCGGAAACAGCTGATTATCGGCCCAATTTTCAAGCTGCTGGAGGCGATTCTCGAACTGCTGCTGCCGACCATCGTCGCGCTGATGGTGAACAGAGGCATCGGATTGCATGACTCCGCTTATGTGTACCGGATGGGAGGACTGATGCTGCTGATGTCCATCCTTGGCTTCGCCTGCTCCATGGTATGCCAGTATTCGGCGTCCCGGGCGTCCCAGGGCTTCGGGACAAGGCTGCGGAATGCCATGTTCCGGCATATTTCTTCGCTCTCCTATGCGGAGCTTGACCGGTTCGGCACGCCTTCGCTTATCAACCGGATTACCAATGACGTGAATCAGCTGCAGCTGGCGGTTGCCATGCTGATCCGGCTTGTCATTCGTGCGCCGTTTATCGCTATTGGTGCGATCATCATGGCCATGATTCTCGATTTACGCTTGTCGCTTGTGCTGCTGGCGGCCGCGCCG includes these proteins:
- a CDS encoding LysR family transcriptional regulator, whose translation is MDIRQLKYFLTIAEEGQITSAAKKLQMAQPPLSQQLKQLEEELGVKLVERGPRSIHLTDAGVILRNRAQQILDLADATTREIGDYVKGLTGTLSIGTVSSSGSALLQNRLCEFHRTYEGVKFEIHEGNTFKIIDLLSKGIVELGIVRTPFNPANLECRYTDSEPMIAVMTRELDFKPGHAMIDLGELEDKPLIIYRRFEQLITDACLEHGFEPLLFCMNDDARTTLLWANAGLGIGIIPKSAFGLVSSGNLLYKEINSDSLRTRIAAIMMKGKYASTLATKFFESFGQGEC